The Streptomyces nigra genome includes the window CGGCCGGTCGACGTCACCCGCGAGGTGGGCTGCGCCTTGGCGGCCCGCGTGTTGAATCGCGCCATGATGGAATTCCCCCTCTTTTGCTGCTGCCTTCACGGAGGAAGGCGCGGCAGAAGGAGGGTGCCCGAGGACGAATTCGGCTGCGGTCCTTGTCAACTGGCGCGTCTTCCGTTCCGCCACACCGGCCCTGAGCCGATGACGGGATTCGAACCCGCACGGGGGATGTCCCCCACCAGTTCCCCGAAGTATCCGCCGCCTGCGCACCGGGCACCCACCATGAGCTGCGCCTCCCGAGATCGAGTTGGCCGCGGTCGGGATTCTTTGGAAGAGAAGTAACCGCGGCCGGCGCACCGGGAGGTGCGTGAAGTTGTGGTGTCCAGAGATCGAAGTCGGCGGAACCGACGTAGGTGCTCTGACCCCTGAGCTACACCGGCGCGTTGTGCCGGCGGCGGGACTCGAACCCGCGACCGCCCCATTATCAGTGGAAGTAGGTCCTGCCTTCGCACCTGGACGTTCATCACTGTAAGGAGTGGCCGCGGGAGAGGGCGAGCGAATTAATCGCGGCGCCATCATCTCCCAAAGGAGAGTGATCAACTCCCGTGCTGCGAGCGTGCCTTGAAAGCCGCCTTACGGGCCTCCTTGGCCACCTTCTTGTCCGGGTGAAGCCGGCCCATCGCCTCCAGGACGTCCGCCGTGGCCGGGTGCCCGACCCGCCACACCTTGTCGAAGAAGCCGCTGTGCTGGGCGGCCAGGCCCTCCACCAGCGCCCGCAGTTCCTCGGAGTTCCCCTCGGCCGCCAGCTGGGCCGCGAGGGTGTCGATGGTCAGCCAGAACACCAGCTCCTGGGTGGGCGGCGGGACGTCGGCGAAGCCCGCCTCGGACAGCCAGACCCGGGCCAGCCCGCCCAGTTCGGCGTCGTCGAGGACCTCCCGCAGCGCGGGCTCCGCCTCGGCGCCGACCAGCGACAGCGCCTGCTGGCAGCGCAGCCGGCGCAGCGGCGCCCCCTCGTCCAGGCCCTTGGCGGCGGACAGCAGCTCCCGGGCGGCGGGGAGCGGGTCACGGCGGGCCAGCCACTGCTCGGTCTCGGCCTGCGCGGCGCTCTGCGGATAGCCGGCGGTGCCGTCGAGGAGCGTCTCGGCACCCTTGTCCGCGAGGTCGCCGACGGCGGGCGCGTCGAAGCCGGCCTCCAGGAAGCGGGCCCGCAGCCCGTACAGCCCGAGCGGGGTGAGCCGGACCATGCCGTAGCGCGAGACGTCGGTGTCGTCGACGCCGGCCGCGGGCTCCTCGGCGCCGTCGGCGTCCGCGAGCAGCGCCTCGTCGACCGGCTGGTACGCGACGAGACCTGCCGGCTCCAGGGCCCGGAACTGGTCGTCCAGCCGCATCATGGCGTCGGACACCTGCTCCAGCACGTCGTTGGTGGGTTCGCTCATGTCGCTGGGCACGATCACGGACGCGGCGAGGGCCGGCAGCGGCACCGGGCCGCCCTGGGGGCCGTCCTCGCTGACGGTGAGCAGGTACAGGTTGCCGAGGACACCGTCGAGGAACTCCGCCTCGCCTTCCGGGTCCCAGTCGAGGGAGGACAGGTCGACCTCTCCCCCGGCCTCCATGGCGTCGACCAGGTCGTCGAGGTCGGGCACGCCGGCGTCGGCGAGCGCCGTCTCCAGTGCGGCGAGCCACACCGCGAGGACGTCCTGCGGGGCGCCCCGGGTCAGCAGGTCCAGATCGGCGCCCGCGGTGACCGTGCCGGCCTCCTCGTCGACGACCTCGACCAGTCCGGTGTCGACGGCCACCCGCCAGGCCTCGCTCGTGTGCGCGGCGGCGTCGTCGCCGGTGAGCCCGAGCACCTCGGCGGCGGCGGGCAGTTGCTCGTCGACGAGGCCGCCGCCCGCGTCGACCCGGGTGTCCGGGCCGGCCCAGCGGGCCAGCCGGGCGGCACGGGAGAGCAACGGCGTGGACAGCGCGTCCCGCGCCAGCTCCGCTTCGGGGTGCAGCCGTACCGGCGGCAGGGGGGAGCTGTCTGACATCGGCTGGTTCTCCTAGGACTTGCGCGGCCGTACCCGTCGGGGTTCAGCCGCTCAGCCTAGACGGATATCCACCCATGCCGCCCGGTTCATCTCCCCGCAGGGCGGCGTACATGGCCGAAACCTTGACAAGTGACATGACCACCAACGAGATTACGCGCGTAGAAATTTGGCGGACATCTGTTCACTGGATTTCTACGCGCGTCGTCGCACCGCCGGTCGCGCCTCCAGCGTTGCCCGCACCACCCTCGTCCCGGCGCCCACGCATGTCCCCGGAGGGATCCCTTGCCGAGCAAGAAGTCCGCGCGTCTCGCCGCGCTCACCGTCGCCGCCGTCTGTTCCGCGGCGTCCACCGTCGCCCTCACCGCTCCCGCCCACGCGGACACCGCCGCCATCCACGACATCCAGGGCTCCACGCGCATATCCCCGTACGCCGGCCGGCAGGTCACCGATGTGGCCGGAATCGTCACCGGTGTGCGCGGCTACGGCTCCTCCAGAGGCTTCTGGATGCAGGACCCGAATCCCGACGCCGACCCGGCCACCAGTGAGGGCGTGTTCGTCTTCACCAGCTCCACCCCGAAGGTCGCCGTCGGCGACTCGGTCCTGGTGGCGGGCACGGTCACCGAGTTCGTGCCCGGCGGCGCCTCCTCCGGCAACCAGTCGGTCACCGAGATCACCCGCCCCACCGTGACCGTCGTCTCCAGCGGCAACGCGGTCCCGGCCGCCCGGGTCGTCGACGCGAAGTCGGTGCCGGCCGCCTACAGCCCGGCCGGCGACAGCGCCGCGGGCGGTTCCATCAACGGCCTCACCCTGCGGCCCGCCGAGTACGCCCTGGACTTCTACGAGTCCCTGGAGGGCGAGAACGTCCAGGTCGCCGACACCCGCGTGGTCGGCGCCACCGACCCGTACACCGAACTGTGGGTGACGGTGAAGCCGAGGGAGAACGCCTCCCGCCGCGGCGTCACGGTCTACGGCTCCTACGACGCGCAGAACACGGGCCGGCTGCAGATCCAGTCCCTGGGCAAGCCCGCCGACTTCCCCGCCGCGAACGTCGGCGACGTCCTCACGGGCACGACGTCCGGCCCCCTGGACTACAACCAGTACGGCGGCTACACCCTGGTCGCCAACGAGATCGGCACGCTGAAGAGTGCCGGTCTGGCCAAGGAGACCACGCGCCGGCAGGCCCGCACGGAGCTCGCGGTCGCCACGTACAACGTGGAGAACCTCGACCCGTCCGACGCCACGTTCGCCGCGCACGCCTCCGCGATCGTGAACAACCTGCGCTCGCCCGACATCGTGTCGCTGGAGGAGATCCAGGACGACAACGGCGCGACGAACGACGGGACGGTCTCCGCCGGTCAGACGCTGGCGAAGCTGGCGGACGCGATCGTCGCCGCGGGCGGCCCCCGCTACGACTGGCGCTCGATCGACCCGGTGGACGGCGCCGACGGCGGCGAGCCGGGCGGCAACATCCGCCAGGCGTTCCTGTTCAACCCGGAGCGGGTCTCCTTCACCGACCGCGCGGGCGGCGACGCGACCACGCCCGCCGGTGTCACGAAGGTGCGCGGCAAGGCCGCCCTGACGGTCTCCCCCGGCCGGATCGACCCGGCGAACGCGGCCTTCGCGAACAGCCGCAAGCCGCTGGCCGGCGAGTTCGTCTTCCGGGGCAAGACCGTCTTCGTGATCGCCAACCACCTCAACTCCAAGGGCGGCGACCAAGGTCTGACCTCGCAGTACCAGCCGCCGTCCCGGAGCTCCGAGGTCCAGCGCCATGCGCAGGCCGCGGCGGTCCACGGCTTCGTCGAGGACGTCCTGAAGACGCAGAAGAACGCGGACGTGATCGCCCTCGGCGACATCAACGACTTCGAGTTCTCCGGCACCGCCAAGATCCTCGAGGACGACGGCGTGCTCTGGTCGGCGATCAAGTCGCTGCCGAGGAGCGAGCGCTACTCGTACGTCTACCAGGGCAACGCCCAGACGCTGGACCAGATCCTGGTCAGCCCCTCGATCCGGCGCGGCTGCGACTTCGAGTACGACAGCGTGCACATCAACGCCGAGTTCAACGACCAGATCAGCGACCACGACCCGCAGGTACTGCGGTTCCGTCCGTAGTCTCCCGTCGTGATCAGGGCTGGCTGAACACGCCGTTCAGCCAGCCCTTCCACGTCTCCTCGTCCGCGGCGGCGTCGGCGCCCGGCGCGAAGTCGTGCACGGACATGCCGACGACATGGCCCCAGTGGTTGCGGCCGAAGAAGCGCAGCAGCGCGTCGTCCGTGCGCAGCCCCAGGAAGTACGGGTCGCGGTAGTCGACGACGGCGTCGGTCACCTGCCCGCCGGGACCGGTGACCCGCACCCGCGCGCCCCCGGCCGTGTCGTCGGCGAGGCCCAGGGCGTGGCCCACGATGACGAGGGCGTCCGGCGCCTTGGCCGCCTCGGGCCCGTCGAACGCGGCGAAGGCGGTGACCGGCCGGCCCCGGAAGACCGTGAGGTACTGGCGCAGGGTGTGCAGATAGAAGTCGGTGTGGCGGCTCGCGCCGTCGTACTGGTTGTCCCAGTCGTCGACGAAGATCCCGCTGTGCACATAGCGCACCCAGGCGCGGCGGCCGTCGTCGCGCGGCTCGACGGTGTAGTCGAGCTGGTTGAGGGTCTGCTCGGAGATCCCCTCGACGTCCTCGACGCGGTTGGTGTAGCGGTGCGGCGGGTCCCAGACGGTCACCTCGGAGCCGAACGGCCCCTTGCCGCCCGTACGGGGCTCGGGCGGCTCCATCGGCCAGAGCCAGCCGCCGGTGCCGGCGGTCACGGCCTCCCACACCTCCTCGGGCGTGGCGTCGACCTCGAACTCGCGGGCGATCTCGAATTCCTTCGGCATGACGTTCTCCTGGGTGCTACGGGGTCGGTTCCGGGCCGGACACGGGCGCGGGCCCGTCGGCCCCGGTGGGCTTGAGCGTGGGATGCAGGGCCACGACGATCCGGTGGTCGCGGCCGCTCTCGGCGCCGGGCGCGTCGTACTTCCGGATCAGCGCGCTCACTCCGGCGGTCAGTTCCTCG containing:
- a CDS encoding endonuclease/exonuclease/phosphatase family protein yields the protein MPSKKSARLAALTVAAVCSAASTVALTAPAHADTAAIHDIQGSTRISPYAGRQVTDVAGIVTGVRGYGSSRGFWMQDPNPDADPATSEGVFVFTSSTPKVAVGDSVLVAGTVTEFVPGGASSGNQSVTEITRPTVTVVSSGNAVPAARVVDAKSVPAAYSPAGDSAAGGSINGLTLRPAEYALDFYESLEGENVQVADTRVVGATDPYTELWVTVKPRENASRRGVTVYGSYDAQNTGRLQIQSLGKPADFPAANVGDVLTGTTSGPLDYNQYGGYTLVANEIGTLKSAGLAKETTRRQARTELAVATYNVENLDPSDATFAAHASAIVNNLRSPDIVSLEEIQDDNGATNDGTVSAGQTLAKLADAIVAAGGPRYDWRSIDPVDGADGGEPGGNIRQAFLFNPERVSFTDRAGGDATTPAGVTKVRGKAALTVSPGRIDPANAAFANSRKPLAGEFVFRGKTVFVIANHLNSKGGDQGLTSQYQPPSRSSEVQRHAQAAAVHGFVEDVLKTQKNADVIALGDINDFEFSGTAKILEDDGVLWSAIKSLPRSERYSYVYQGNAQTLDQILVSPSIRRGCDFEYDSVHINAEFNDQISDHDPQVLRFRP
- a CDS encoding ATPase, yielding MPKEFEIAREFEVDATPEEVWEAVTAGTGGWLWPMEPPEPRTGGKGPFGSEVTVWDPPHRYTNRVEDVEGISEQTLNQLDYTVEPRDDGRRAWVRYVHSGIFVDDWDNQYDGASRHTDFYLHTLRQYLTVFRGRPVTAFAAFDGPEAAKAPDALVIVGHALGLADDTAGGARVRVTGPGGQVTDAVVDYRDPYFLGLRTDDALLRFFGRNHWGHVVGMSVHDFAPGADAAADEETWKGWLNGVFSQP